In Mytilus trossulus isolate FHL-02 chromosome 14, PNRI_Mtr1.1.1.hap1, whole genome shotgun sequence, a genomic segment contains:
- the LOC134695960 gene encoding uncharacterized protein LOC134695960, whose amino-acid sequence MSSLRLDNRHDMAANDHARHHIKRQQQWIRSDQVKNWSRSLLNRLKKQTYPKSTSSRPKSDVISGNSDESLHTSSSSSEQQNVLDYEYDEEKKGAIEKCMKWMNDLPIKFSGLHILDPATS is encoded by the coding sequence ATGTCTTCTCTACGACTGGATAACCGCCATGACATGGCTGCAAACGACCATGCCAGACATCACATTAAGAGACAACAACAGTGGATACGAAGTGACCAAGTGAAAAATTGGAGCAGATCTCTGTTAAATCGATTGAAGAAACAAACTTATCCAAAAAGTACGTCGTCCAGACCAAAGTCGGATGTAATCAGTGGAAATTCCGACGAGTCTTTGCATACATCATCATCGTCTTCAGAGCAACAAAATGTACTTGACTATGAATATGATGAAGAGAAAAAAGGAGCtattgaaaaatgtatgaaatggATGAATGACTTGCCTATAAAGTTTTCAGGACTTCATATATTAGATCCAGCAACATCTTGA